In Populus trichocarpa isolate Nisqually-1 chromosome 7, P.trichocarpa_v4.1, whole genome shotgun sequence, the following proteins share a genomic window:
- the LOC7465574 gene encoding uncharacterized protein LOC7465574, with the protein MAARIKSIAIIVAALGVKAFVFGILAEIKKPASGEASMSHGVVTCKYPSDPAVFFGFLSIAALIACTLVGICSIFYPYKGKSVPYKGLFHSTRMVVFFQIALSVSMLAGGMLLWATTTELIHLTKNVHRHNVDSTYCPTAKTGLFGGAAFLALDASLFWLVCLMLTSNAREDYFDEAGEEQKGEYGQVLITDYETAGERPQEEAKLEISSGLGERIKHY; encoded by the exons ATGGCTGCGAGAATCAAAAGCATAGCTATTATAGTGGCGGCACTTGGTGTCAAAGCCTTTGTATTTGGAATTCTGGCTGAAATAAAAAAG CCCGCTTCTGGAGAGGCTAGCATGTCACATGGAGTTGTTACCTGCAAATATCCATCAGACCCAGCAGTCTTTTTTGGCTTCTTATCGATCGCAGCACTCATTGCTTGCACGTTAGTTGGGATCTGTTCTATATTTTATCCTTACAAGGGCAAATCTGTTCCTTACAAGGGTTTGTTTCACAGCACTCGCATGGTTGTGTTCTTCCAAATTGCCCT GTCGGTGTCCATGTTGGCTGGAGGGATGCTGCTGTGGGCAACAACCACTGAGCTCATTCACTTGACAAAAAATGTGCACCGTCATAACGTGGACAGTACTTATTGTCCCACAGCCAAGACTGGTCTCTTTGGTGGTGCTGCCTTCTTGGCTTTAGATGCTTCCCTCTTCTGGCTGGTTTGCCTAATGCTCACAAGCAACGCTAGAGAGGACTACTTTGATGAAGCAGGAGAGGAACAGAAAGGTGAATATGGTCAAGTTCTAATTACAGACTATGAGACCGCAGGAGAGAGACCACAGGAGGAGGCAAAGCTTGAAATATCAAGTGGACTCGGTGAGAGGATCAAacattattga
- the LOC7465573 gene encoding organic cation/carnitine transporter 7-like isoform X2, whose product MTSVAGFLSAFAPNYIALLISRCLVGFGIGGGPVLLAWFLEFVPAPNRGTWMVVFSAFWTVGTIFEGGLAWIIMPRLGWRWLLALSALPSFLLLVFYTLTPESPRYLCLKGRKNEALIILKKIAKLNGKELPPGVVVAGNEIELQGNNHLPESKDKDVCAAPPPPPPPKQKDSHMGVFKSVLIIFSPRLVRSTLLLWVVIFANAFSYYGLVLLTTELNDRSNTCHQTKKQSQKPANINYKQVFITSFAEFPGLILSALVIDRLGRKLSMAAMFFVCCIFLLPLVVHQSTGVTTTLLFGARTCITGTFTIVYIYAPELYPTFMRTTGVGVASSVSRIGGMVCPLVAVSLVQGCHQTAAVVFFASIVFVAGICVLLFPFETKGLDLADSLSGTKQEKPQDSETGRALI is encoded by the exons ATGACATCCGTCGCTGGTTTTCTTAGTGCCTTTGCCCCGAACTACATCGCGTTGCTTATTTCCCGTTGTTTGGTTGGCTTTGGGATTGGAGGCGGTCCCGTGCTCTTAGCATGGTTTCTAGAGTTTGTGCCTGCTCCAAACAGAGGCACTTGGATGGTGGTTTTCTCAGCATTCTGGACCGTCGGAACAATTTTTGAGGGTGGTCTGGCTTGG ATTATCATGCCAAGATTAGGTTGGAGGTGGCTACTTGCTCTGTCTGCTCTGCCCTCATTCCTCCTCCTTGTATTTTATACCTTGACACCTGAGTCACCAAGGTACTTATGCTTGAAAGGTCGAAAAAATGAAGCActtattattttgaagaaaattgccAAACTAAATGGAAAAGAATTGCCTCCTGGTGTTGTTGTTGCTGGTAACGAAATTGAGCTGCAAGGAAATAATCATCTACCAGAGAGTAAAGATAAAGATGTGTGCGCcgcacctcctcctcctcctcctcccaaGCAGAAGGATTCTCACATGGGGGTCTTCAAATCAGTGCTAATAATTTTCTCACCAAGATTAGTTAGGTCAACCTTGCTTTTATGGGTGGTAATCTTTGCAAATGCATTTTCATATTATGGCCTCGTGTTGCTGACCACGGAGTTGAACGATAGGAGTAATACATGCCATCAAACTAAAAAGCAGTCACAAAAGCCTGCtaatattaattacaaacaGGTTTTTATCACAAGTTTTGCAG AGTTTCCGGGGCTCATCCTGTCCGCACTCGTAATTGATAGACTTGGTCGTAAACTTTCAATGGCGGCTATGTTCTTTGTTTGTTGCATCTTCCTGCTGCCATTGGTAGTCCATCAGTCTACAGGTGTAACAACAACACTTCTGTTTGGAGCTCGAACATGCATCACTGGAACATTCACGATCGTTTATATATATGCTCCAGAG CTTTACCCGACCTTTATGCGAACAACCGGCGTCGGGGTTGCAAGCTCAGTGTCAAGAATCGGAGGAATGGTCTGCCCTCTTGTGGCAGTCAGTTTGGTACAAGGATGTCATCAAACTGCAGCAGTTGTTTTCTTTGCGAGTATAGTTTTTGTAGCAGGGATCTGTGTATTGCTCTTTCCATTTGAAACTAAAGGCCTTGATTTGGCTGATAGTTTATCTGGTACAAAACAGGAAAAACCCCAAGACTCTGAGACAGGAAGAGCTTTGATCTGA
- the LOC7465573 gene encoding organic cation/carnitine transporter 7-like isoform X1 — protein MADGGPRYTVDEALVTVGFGKFQFLVLLYAGMGWVSEAMEVMILSFVGPAVHSKWGLTSHEESLITTVVFAGMLVGAYTWGVISDKYGRRKGFFVTAIMTSVAGFLSAFAPNYIALLISRCLVGFGIGGGPVLLAWFLEFVPAPNRGTWMVVFSAFWTVGTIFEGGLAWIIMPRLGWRWLLALSALPSFLLLVFYTLTPESPRYLCLKGRKNEALIILKKIAKLNGKELPPGVVVAGNEIELQGNNHLPESKDKDVCAAPPPPPPPKQKDSHMGVFKSVLIIFSPRLVRSTLLLWVVIFANAFSYYGLVLLTTELNDRSNTCHQTKKQSQKPANINYKQVFITSFAEFPGLILSALVIDRLGRKLSMAAMFFVCCIFLLPLVVHQSTGVTTTLLFGARTCITGTFTIVYIYAPELYPTFMRTTGVGVASSVSRIGGMVCPLVAVSLVQGCHQTAAVVFFASIVFVAGICVLLFPFETKGLDLADSLSGTKQEKPQDSETGRALI, from the exons ATGGCAGATGGAGGTCCGAGGTATACAGTTGATGAAGCTCTTGTCACCGTGGGTTTTGGGAAATTCCAATTCCTTGTGCTACTCTATGCTGGAATGGGTTGGGTTTCAGAGGCGATGGAGGTTATGATTCTCTCGTTTGTTGGACCGGCAGTTCATTCGAAATGGGGTCTTACTTCTCACGAGGAAAGCCTCATAACCACTGTGGTTTTTGCTGGCATGCTGGTTGGAGCATATACATGGGGCGTAATCTCAGACAAATATGGAAGGAG gaAAGGATTTTTTGTTACAGCAATAATGACATCCGTCGCTGGTTTTCTTAGTGCCTTTGCCCCGAACTACATCGCGTTGCTTATTTCCCGTTGTTTGGTTGGCTTTGGGATTGGAGGCGGTCCCGTGCTCTTAGCATGGTTTCTAGAGTTTGTGCCTGCTCCAAACAGAGGCACTTGGATGGTGGTTTTCTCAGCATTCTGGACCGTCGGAACAATTTTTGAGGGTGGTCTGGCTTGG ATTATCATGCCAAGATTAGGTTGGAGGTGGCTACTTGCTCTGTCTGCTCTGCCCTCATTCCTCCTCCTTGTATTTTATACCTTGACACCTGAGTCACCAAGGTACTTATGCTTGAAAGGTCGAAAAAATGAAGCActtattattttgaagaaaattgccAAACTAAATGGAAAAGAATTGCCTCCTGGTGTTGTTGTTGCTGGTAACGAAATTGAGCTGCAAGGAAATAATCATCTACCAGAGAGTAAAGATAAAGATGTGTGCGCcgcacctcctcctcctcctcctcccaaGCAGAAGGATTCTCACATGGGGGTCTTCAAATCAGTGCTAATAATTTTCTCACCAAGATTAGTTAGGTCAACCTTGCTTTTATGGGTGGTAATCTTTGCAAATGCATTTTCATATTATGGCCTCGTGTTGCTGACCACGGAGTTGAACGATAGGAGTAATACATGCCATCAAACTAAAAAGCAGTCACAAAAGCCTGCtaatattaattacaaacaGGTTTTTATCACAAGTTTTGCAG AGTTTCCGGGGCTCATCCTGTCCGCACTCGTAATTGATAGACTTGGTCGTAAACTTTCAATGGCGGCTATGTTCTTTGTTTGTTGCATCTTCCTGCTGCCATTGGTAGTCCATCAGTCTACAGGTGTAACAACAACACTTCTGTTTGGAGCTCGAACATGCATCACTGGAACATTCACGATCGTTTATATATATGCTCCAGAG CTTTACCCGACCTTTATGCGAACAACCGGCGTCGGGGTTGCAAGCTCAGTGTCAAGAATCGGAGGAATGGTCTGCCCTCTTGTGGCAGTCAGTTTGGTACAAGGATGTCATCAAACTGCAGCAGTTGTTTTCTTTGCGAGTATAGTTTTTGTAGCAGGGATCTGTGTATTGCTCTTTCCATTTGAAACTAAAGGCCTTGATTTGGCTGATAGTTTATCTGGTACAAAACAGGAAAAACCCCAAGACTCTGAGACAGGAAGAGCTTTGATCTGA